From Bombus vancouverensis nearcticus unplaced genomic scaffold, iyBomVanc1_principal scaffold0043, whole genome shotgun sequence, a single genomic window includes:
- the LOC143304614 gene encoding uncharacterized protein LOC143304614, with the protein MANSNEESLRALNPNVNPTSEVGSSPSVTLEQLMKIMNQMTQPREQKSSMEPKDVTLSRFDPEGTGADPFAWCSYTDVILKDYPMQDSVLLSALNRALKGSAAHWLSQIVRGGKLSWPTFKEQFLSRFGGTETAATALIRMSRERPTETETLGAYGSRLRSMLQIKMQDLTMPEVLNALTLYMLNLQDQRFHRLTLANNIKTEEQFYDEMRAYPYNDLPATLLGNTSEEPEVKRRKLSHYRVKCHYCGTLGHKITECRKRMRSEQRKDTKDTQHQERNRPASSSKVVCFKCRAEGHIAPDCPQLQNRKSGFKNERRVDSCVVEPPAGKLSHLAAHEDV; encoded by the exons atggctaattcaaacgaagaatcgttacgcgccttaaatcctaatgttaacccgacatcagaagtgggatcaagcccaagtgtcactttggaacaactcatgaaaatcatgaaccagatgactcagcctagggagcaaaagtcgagtatggaacctaaggatgtaacgttgtcacgttttgatcctgaaggcacgggcgctgatccattcgcgtggtgctcatacacagatgtgattttgaaagactatccgatgcaagatagtgtgttactttctgctttaaatcgtgccctaaagggatctgctgcacattggctttcacaaatagtgcgtggtggaaaactttcctggccaacgtttaaggaacaattcctttcgcgttttggtggcacagagacagccgccacggcattaataaggatgtccagagaacgaccgacggagaccgaaactctaggagcttacggtagtcgcctccgttccatgttgcagataaagatgcaagatctaacgatgcccgaagtactcaatgccttaactctttatatgctaaacttacaagatcaacgctttcatcgattaacgctcgcaaataatatcaagacggaggaacaattttatgatgaaatgagagcttatccttacaacgatctgccggcaactttgttaggaaatacatcggaggaacctgaagttaaacgacgcaagttatcgcattaccgggtgaagtgtcattattgtggtactcttggacacaaaataacggagtgtcgcaagaggatgcgtagtgaacagcggaaggatacaaaggatacacaacaccaggaaagaaaccgtccagcttcatcgtccaaggtggtttgcttcaagtgtcgtgcggagggtcatatcgcacctgattgtccacaactgcagaacagaaaatccggcttcaagaatgaacgtcgagtcgactcctgtgtggtagagcctccagctggtaaattaagtcatctgg ctgcacacgaggacgtgtga